From the Marivivens sp. LCG002 genome, the window CCACTCGCGCAGTTTGGCGGCGATGACGTCGCGCTCGTCTTTGACGATCTCGCGCGCTGCCAGCTTATGTCCTGCATCGGTCAGGCGCTGAACGAGCGTGTCGCCCGATTTGTCCTCGGCCAGAGACCGCGTGTCGCTCACGGTGAGGATGGCGATGCGCACGGGAATGAATTCTTTGGTTTCGTCGATTCTGCTCATGTTCGTGTCTCTTTCACGGTCGGTCAGCGGTCGAGGCGCGCCTTGATGGCAAGAAGATCCGCCCAAGCCTCGCGTTTGAACATCGCGTCGGACATGATCCTCTCGGGGGAATACATCGGCATCGCGGGGACGCCCGCAACTTCGGCCCATTGACCGCGAATGCGCGCAACGGCGGTCTGACCCAGAAGGATCGACGAGGCGGAGCTTCCCATCACCACGACGACTTCGGGCTTGGCCAGTGCGATATGCGCTTCGAGAAACGGAAGGGCCATCGCGCTCTCGGCGGCATTGGGCGCGCGATCCATGGGCGTGCACCAAGGCAGGATCGGCACAAGATAGAGCGCGTTCATCATATCGGGCGTCGTGCGGGACAGCCCGATAGCCCCGAACATGCGGTCGACAAAGCCGCCCATCCCACCCGACAGATACCGTCCTTCGCGATCATCATCGCGGCGCGGCGGATCGCCGATCACCATGACGCGGGCTTCGGGACGACCTTCGGCAAAAAGATAGCTGCGCGTACCGCGTTTGATCTCGAAATGCTCGAAACCTGCCAGCGCTTCGGACAGATCCTCGAGCGAGCCGACCGACATTGCGGCGGCGCGGGCTTCGGCAGCAGTGTCGATCTCGACCTGCACGGGGATCGGTGGCGGGCCGGATTTCTTGGGCG encodes:
- a CDS encoding uracil-DNA glycosylase family protein, yielding MESQVDYWTAKALLEWQIEMGADEAILDAPLDRYALAEMKKAEAPVTPKKSGPPPIPVQVEIDTAAEARAAAMSVGSLEDLSEALAGFEHFEIKRGTRSYLFAEGRPEARVMVIGDPPRRDDDREGRYLSGGMGGFVDRMFGAIGLSRTTPDMMNALYLVPILPWCTPMDRAPNAAESAMALPFLEAHIALAKPEVVVVMGSSASSILLGQTAVARIRGQWAEVAGVPAMPMYSPERIMSDAMFKREAWADLLAIKARLDR